The Algoriphagus halophilus sequence TCCGATTTTATTGGAACAAAAAGGCTGGAAATGGGATTGGAAGTGGAGTAGAGAAGAATTTTTTAAATAAATTGTACGATAAATCATTCGTTAAGTGTATTATTAAATTATTATGAATGATTTTTCATTCAAAAAATATAATATAATTTGTATGATTTATCATTCATTATTTTTTATATTTATGGTTAGTGAATGATTTTCAAGTCATGGATTATAAAACTAAAACCGATATTCAGATTCTCCAGCAGATAGGAGACTTTGTAAAAGCGGAGCGTATTGCTCAAAATAAATCCCAAGATCAGCTTTCCTCAGAAGCCGGGATCAGTCGATCTACCTTAAGCTTATTGGAGAGAGGGGAGAAGGTAAATCTGATCACCATGATTCAAGTGCTACGTGTATTGGATCAATTGCAATGGTTGGAAGCTTTTGAACTGAAAAACACCATCAGTCCCATGGATTACATCAAGCTTCAAAAAAAGCATGAACGGCAACGAGTTCGTAATTCGGATAAAGCAGCAGAAAATCCTCCATCAGAATGGTAGTAGCAGCAGAAATATGGATTTGGGATCAATTGGCAGGGGCGGTACTTTGGGACGAACGCCAGCAGGTAGGGAGCTTTGAGTTTAATCAAGACTTCCTCCGTTCGGGCTTGGATTTATCTCCAATCAAAATGCCTTTGGCCCAAGGAAGAAGGGTTTTTTCATTTCCAGAACTAAGGAAATCCAGGGGAGATGTATTCGATACGTTTAAGGGGCTGCCAGGATTATTGGCCGATATGCTTCCTGATAAATACGGAAACCAGTTAATCAATACCTGGTTGCAACAGAATGGTCGGCCAGCAAATAGTCTCAACCCGGTGGAGCAGTTATGTTTTATCGGAAAGCGAGGCGTTGGCGCCTTGGAAATCAAGCCGTCCTTGAGAACAGAGGTACGTAGGGCCACGAACATAGAAGTAGATAGTCTGGTCCAAATTGCCGGAAAAATATTGAATGCAAGGGCAGGGTTCGAATCGGACCTCAGTAGCCAGGAAAAGTCAGCTTTAGCGGATATCCTAAAAATAGGGACCTCTGCCGGAGGGGCTAGGGCAAAAGCAGTCATTGCTTATAATCCAAAGACGGGAGCCGTAAAAAGTGGGCAGGTCAAAGCTCCCAAAGGGTTTTCCTATTGGATTATCAAGTTTGACGGTGTGCATGATTCTCAATTTGGAGTGACAGTAGGGTATGGCAGGGTAGAAATGGCCTATTATTTAATGGCTTTGGAAGCGGGAATAGAAATGAACGAATGTCAGCTCTTGGAAGAAAATGGAAGAGCTCATTTTATGACCAAGCGATTTGATCGAACGAATGATGGTCAAAAGATCCACATGCAAAGCCTCTGTGGTATCCGCCATTTTGATTTCAACAGGGTGGGAGAGTTTAGCTACGAACAAGTGTTTGAAACCATGAGGATGCTTCGATGCACCTATCCAGAAGCAGAGCAGATGTTCATCCGAATGGTATTTAATGTTTTGGCAAGAAATTGTGATGACCATACCAAGAATTTTGCATTTCTAATGGATCAAAAAGGAAAATGGACATTGTCTCCAGCTTATGATATTTGCCATGCCTACCGACCTGGAAGCATTTGGGTAAGTACCCAGTCATTAACAGTGAATGGAAAAAGAGAGGGGATTTCTGAAACAGATTTTTTAGAGGTAGCCAAAAGGATGAATATCAAAAAGCCCAAGGAGAAAATTGCAAAAGTTACTGCCGCCATCCGGCGTTGGGAGGAGTTTGCTGCTCAAGTAGGGGTGGAGGAGCAATTAAAATCAGGGATCAAGAAAACGCTCTTGGTTTGACTCCTTCCTTTGTGCCTAGATATATCCTACCAATTTATAAACCGTAATACCCATCCATTCCTTCACCAATTTGTGCCAGTTTTCGATGGAAGAGGGACTAGGGTAAACCAGTGTAGGAAAGCTGAATTTTACATCATAACTGTAATAATCAGTGGGGAAAGTTTCAGTTTTCAATCCTACTTTATCGAAACAGCCTTTAGAGCGGTACATATGAAATGCCGAGGTGATCAGTAAAAACTCCTGATTGGTATCGATTTTATTTTCCTCTAGAAAAGCTTTGGTAAACTGCGCATTTTGAGCCGTGTTTTTTGCTTTGTCTTCGATTAATACATCTTCAGGAGGCACTCCGGTCATCAACAGAAATCGTTGTAATAATTCTGCTTCTGATTGGGGGTTGACCGGATTCAAGCCCTGACCACCGGTAATCAGGATTTTTTTGATTTTGCCCATCCGGTAAAGTTGGAGGGCATGGGTAATCCGATCTGCCCCTTTATTAAAGAACGTTCGATCGTATGCTGTTTTACTCAAGTTGGTGACCCCGGTCAGGACAATTCCGTATTCATGGGGTTTCACTTCATCGAATTCCTTGAATTCTGGTTCCCAGGCCAACATGGCTTGGTTTGCAATAAATTGGTTGGAGAAAAACCAGAGCAATAGGATTCCAGCCCAAAGGCTCCTTTTGCCCCATTTTCGTCGGAAATAAATTGCCCCAACTACAATGAGCAAAGAGATAATGGTCAAGGGCATCGCCAAAAAACTCAGGAATTGGGAGAGATAGAAAAACATATGTTGCTTGGGTGTACCTCACAAAGAAAAGAGGGAATTCACCAATTTTCAAATTCATGAAATAATGTTCCTGATCAATTGTGTATAAATGGAGTTTATTTGAGTCGTGAATAGATACGGACTCCAAATCTAATTTTCTAAAATAATCTGAATCAAATCAAAAATTCTTTATCCTTGAATATTCCTTTATCTCTAAAGGAAAGTTATTTTTGGGCATGAGTTCAAACCTATTGCCTTTACTGCAGGAGCTTTCTTCCCAATTGGAAGGAACCTTGCAATTCGATTCTCTGACAAAGACCCTTTATGCCACTGATGCTTCCGTTTATCGGGAGATGCCATTGGCAGTAGCTTTTCCCAAAACTGAATCAGATATCCAGAAGTTGATCCGATTTGCTTCTGTGAACGGGACATCCTTGATACCCCGAACTGCAGGAACCTCTCTGTCCGGTCAATGTGTAGGGAACGGCATTGTGGTGGATGTGTCCAAACACTTTACGCAAATCTTGGAGCTTAATATGGAGGAAAAATGGGTTAGAGTGCAACCAGGGGTCGTAAGAGATGAACTCAATAGATTTTTAAAACCTCATGGGCTTTTCTTTAGTCCCATTACTTCTACCGCTAACAGAGCAATGATTGGTGGGATGGTGGGGAATAATTCCTCTGGAACTACCTCCATTGTCTACGGGGTCACCAGAGATAAAGTGATTTCACTTCATACCATTCTAAGCGATGGCAATCCAGTAAAATTTGGGGCATTGAGCAAGGAAGAATTTGCACAAAAGACCCAACTGGATACACTAGAAGGAGCTATCTACAAAAAAATTGAAGAGGAATTAAGCGACCCGGCAGCGAGAGAAGAAATTCATGCCCAGTTTCCAAAAAAATCCATCCATCGAAGAAATACAGGATATGCAGTGGATGAATTGCTCAAGTCGGAAGTTTTTGAAGGAGAAGAGCAGTTTAATTTCTGTAAACTTCTTTCGGGATCGGAAGGGACTTTGGCATTTACCACGGAGATCAAAATCAG is a genomic window containing:
- a CDS encoding helix-turn-helix domain-containing protein codes for the protein MDYKTKTDIQILQQIGDFVKAERIAQNKSQDQLSSEAGISRSTLSLLERGEKVNLITMIQVLRVLDQLQWLEAFELKNTISPMDYIKLQKKHERQRVRNSDKAAENPPSEW
- a CDS encoding type II toxin-antitoxin system HipA family toxin translates to MVVAAEIWIWDQLAGAVLWDERQQVGSFEFNQDFLRSGLDLSPIKMPLAQGRRVFSFPELRKSRGDVFDTFKGLPGLLADMLPDKYGNQLINTWLQQNGRPANSLNPVEQLCFIGKRGVGALEIKPSLRTEVRRATNIEVDSLVQIAGKILNARAGFESDLSSQEKSALADILKIGTSAGGARAKAVIAYNPKTGAVKSGQVKAPKGFSYWIIKFDGVHDSQFGVTVGYGRVEMAYYLMALEAGIEMNECQLLEENGRAHFMTKRFDRTNDGQKIHMQSLCGIRHFDFNRVGEFSYEQVFETMRMLRCTYPEAEQMFIRMVFNVLARNCDDHTKNFAFLMDQKGKWTLSPAYDICHAYRPGSIWVSTQSLTVNGKREGISETDFLEVAKRMNIKKPKEKIAKVTAAIRRWEEFAAQVGVEEQLKSGIKKTLLV
- a CDS encoding YdcF family protein, translated to MFFYLSQFLSFLAMPLTIISLLIVVGAIYFRRKWGKRSLWAGILLLWFFSNQFIANQAMLAWEPEFKEFDEVKPHEYGIVLTGVTNLSKTAYDRTFFNKGADRITHALQLYRMGKIKKILITGGQGLNPVNPQSEAELLQRFLLMTGVPPEDVLIEDKAKNTAQNAQFTKAFLEENKIDTNQEFLLITSAFHMYRSKGCFDKVGLKTETFPTDYYSYDVKFSFPTLVYPSPSSIENWHKLVKEWMGITVYKLVGYI